A region from the Cryptococcus decagattii chromosome 5, complete sequence genome encodes:
- a CDS encoding eukaryotic translation initiation factor 3 subunit D encodes MTNFVLPPIHDNADGSWGPSTSTLPAQFKDIPYAPFSKSDKITRIADWHDPQAEAAAGARTARTTQAGARRTAYGAAEGTVFGFVHDKDEKSFSLVDSGVRVGARGKAPIRGRSVRGVASARGVRGRGGQRGGFSTRGGRGGARGGYGDWNKPQRTRDSSVTIGPEWEVLEEIDFNRLSKLSLTVEDPEDLASYGTVQAYDKAFDRINTRNEKPLEIVNRVRYNPSTSDDPIISQYAEKKEAQIFATDSILAVLMCAGRSVNSWDIILEHRNGQVFFDKRESGPLDYITVNENAADPPVDSDDVSNINSAGSLSLEATYISHNFSSQVSANSKSKAYTPKPNPFYSPEVESEPPASTLYKYRKFDLAIDEEEQFDVIVRTEADAYLSKKEVLVTVKALNEYDPRVQGGSGKPLDWRKNLDTQKGAILASEMKNNSAKFARWAIQSILAGAEQMKMGYISRANPRDAQRHTIVGVQSFKPVDFARQMNVSLSNGWGIVRTIADLVFKQPEGKFVLVKDPNNPLVRLYKVPDDTFDADAEEEEEEQDEE; translated from the exons ATGACCAACTTCGTCCTCCCTCCCATCCACGATAACGCCGATGGTTCATGGGGTCCCAGCACCAGTACCCTGCCTGCTCAGTTCAAGGA CATTCCTTACGCCCCCTTTTCCAAGTCTGACAAAATCACTCGAATCGCCGACTGGCATGATCCTCAAGCCGAAGCTGCCGCTGGAGCCCGTACCGCCCGTACCACTCAAGCCGGCGCCCGACGAACTGCTTATGGCGCTGCTGAAGGAACTGTTTTCGGCTTTGTTCACGATAAGGACGAGAAGAGCTTCTCGCTCGTTGACAGCGGTGTCAGAGTTGGGGCTAGAGGCAAGGCCCCTATCAGGGGAAGGAGTGTTAGGGGAGTTGCTTCAGCCAGGGGCGTCAGAGGACGAGGTGGTCAACGAGGTGGATTCAGCACGAGGGGCGGCCGAGGTGGTGCCCGGGGTGGATATGGTGACTGGAACAAGCCTCAGCGAACTAGGGATTCTTCCGTCACTATCGGTCCCGAGTGGGAGGTTCTTGAGGAGATTGACTTTAACCGTCTGTCCAAGTTAAGCCTTACTGTTGAAGACCCCGAAGACCT TGCTTCATACGGTACCGTCCAAGCATACGACAAGGCCTTTGATCGAATCAACACCAGGAATGAGAAACCCCTCGAGATCGTCAATCGTGTCAGGTATAACCCCTCTACAAGCGATGATCCCATCATTTCTCAG TACGccgaaaagaaggaagctCAGATCTTCGCCACAGACTCTATCCTTGCTGTCCTCATGTGTGCCGGTCGATCCGTGAACTCATGGGATATCATCCTCGAACACCGAAACGGTCAAGTCTTTTTCGACAAGCGAGAGTCTGGACCTCTCGACTACATCACCGTCAACGAGAACGCTGCCGACCCCCCAGTTGACTCTGACGACGTCAGCAACATTAACTCCGCCGGGTCCCTCTCTCTCGAAGCCACTTACATTTCTCACAACTTCTCTTCTCAAGTCTCTGCCAACTCCAAATCCAAGGCTTATACTCCCAAGCCCAACCCCTTCTACTCTCCCGAAGTCGAGTCCGAACCCCCTGCGTCCACTCTCTACAAGTACAGAAAGTTCGACCTTGCTatcgatgaagaagaacagtTTGATGTCATTGTCCGAACTGAAGCTGACGCTTACCTCAGCAAGAAGGAAGTCCTCGTTACTGTCAAGGCTCTTAACGAGTACGACCCTCGTGTCCAGGGTGGTTCCGGCAAGCCCCTTGACTGGAGGAAGAATCTCGACACTCAGAAGGGTGCTATCCTTGCTAGCGAGATGAAGAACAACAGCGCCAAGTTTGCTCGATGGGCTATCCAGTCTATCTTGGCCGGTGCTGAGCAGATGAAAATGGGTTACATTTCTCGAGCCAACCCCAGGGATGCCCAAAGACACACCATCGTCGGCGTGCAATCATTTAAACCTGTTGACTTTGCTAGACAGATGAATGTCTCCCTTTCCAACGGTTGGGGTATTGTGCGAACAATCGCCGACCTTGTGTTCAAACAACCAGAAGGCAAGTTTGTCCTTGTCAAGGACCCCAATAAC CCCTTGGTGAGGTTGTACAAGGTCCCTGATGACACTTTCGATGCCGAtgcggaggaagaggaagaggaacagGACGAGGAGTAG
- a CDS encoding phosphoribosylformimino-5-aminoimidazole carboxamide ribotide isomerase, with translation MSRRHSQFRPCIDLHQGVVKQIVGGTLDLTSQSSAGPTENFVATHPPSYFADLYKTNNLIGGHIIKLGPGNDEAAKEAVSTWRDGMQVGGGITEANAQEWLNNGATKVIVTSYLFPNGKFDEDRLKRLADQVGKDKLVVDISCRKRASGWVVAMNGWKTLTDMAVTQESIQLVEQYCSELLIHAADVEGLCQGIDEELVTRLGEWVSIPCTYAGGAKDISDLALVNRLSNGKVDLTFGSSLDIFGGKGVKFTDLVKVDKEAKEQPV, from the exons ATGTCCAGAAGACATTCCCAATTCCGGCCTTGTATCGATCTTCATCAAGGCGTCGTCAAACAAATCGTGGGCGGTACCCTTGATCTCACGTCTCAGTCTAGTGCTGGACCCACCGAGAATTTCGTTGCTAC CCACCCTCCTTCTTACTTTGCTGACCTGTACAAAACTAACAATCTCATCGGGGGACACATAATCAAGCTTGGTCCAGGAAATGACGAGGCCGCGAAAGAAGCAGTCAGCACCTGGAGAGATGGTATGCAAGTCGGTGGTGGGATAACGGAAGCCAATGCGCAGGAATGGTTAAATAATGGTGCAACCAAG GTTATTGTGACGAGTTACTTGTTCCCCAACGGCAAGTTTGATGAGGATAGATTAAAACGACTGGCAGACCAAGTTGGCAAGGATAAGCTTGTTGTTGACATCAG CTGTCGTAAACGAGCAAGCGGCTGGGTCGTAGCTATGAACGGGTGGAAGACTCTTACTGATATGGCTGTCACTCAAG AGAGTATACAGCTCGTCGAACAATATTGCTCTGAACTGCTCATCCATGCTGCCGATGTTGAAGGATTATGTCAAGGGATCGACGAGGAACTCGTCACTC GGCTTGGCGAGTGGGTAAGTATCCCCTGCACATACGCTGGCGGTGCCAAAGATATCTCCGACCTTGCCCTTGTTAACCGATTATCGAATGGCAAGGTTGATCTTACTTTTGGCTCATCACTCGACATCTTTGGAGGCAAGGGTGTCAAGTTTACAGATTTGGTCAAGGTCGACAAAGAGGCCAAGGAGCAGCCAGTCTAG